One genomic window of Pseudomonas chlororaphis subsp. piscium includes the following:
- the ubiT gene encoding ubiquinone anaerobic biosynthesis accessory factor UbiT — MLSGKFKHKEWLLRGADRVLPLLRRVPFGVQRLALQQGLNRCLAEPLRAGEFDLLRRRWLCLRIPDLGLAWYVTRDRDGLRIAARARADVTISGNWREFLLLASRQEDPDTLFFRRRLVIEGDTELGLTLKNLIDSLDPEVLPAWLWRNLERAGRGLAMG; from the coding sequence GTGCTGAGTGGGAAATTCAAACACAAGGAATGGCTGCTGCGCGGCGCCGACCGGGTGCTGCCGCTGTTGCGGCGGGTGCCCTTCGGCGTGCAGCGCCTGGCCTTGCAGCAGGGGCTCAACCGCTGTCTGGCCGAGCCGTTGCGCGCCGGCGAATTCGACCTGCTGCGTCGGCGCTGGCTGTGCCTGCGCATTCCCGACCTGGGCCTGGCCTGGTACGTGACCCGCGACCGCGACGGCCTGCGCATCGCCGCGCGGGCCCGGGCCGACGTGACCATCAGCGGCAACTGGCGCGAGTTCCTGCTGCTGGCCAGCCGCCAGGAAGACCCTGACACCCTGTTCTTCCGCCGGCGCCTGGTGATCGAGGGCGATACCGAACTGGGCCTGACCCTGAAGAACCTGATCGACAGCCTCGACCCCGAGGTGTTGCCGGCCTGGCTGTGGCGCAATCTGGAGCGGGCGGGCAGGGGGCTGGCGATGGGTTGA